The DNA sequence GTTGAGAGATGTTGTTGGGGTGTTAAATGAGTTGTCATCCCATAAACTAAGGTGCAAACATTTGTGGTCCAAATATGATCGGTGTATTAATATCATTTTTTTAATACATTTCTATTTTACATTTTTTTATTGAATTAATGAAGTTGATATTTCGCGGTGCCAACCATTCAAGTATTTTTGGAAAGAATGATGCTAAAAATGACCGGAAAGAAAaagaattaaaaatataatatttttagtcCGGGTCAGGAATGGTTGTTGGATTATATTTGTTTAATTTAACAAGTTTTCTTTAATTTACACCCCAGTTGAATCATGTGAAAATATAGTTTGAGACGGCCATATGAGATTGATATGCCTAGTTCTTCTAGGTGCCCATTGTTTATTAATTTAAGACGAAGAGTGTATTCCAGACAGGAAGGTACGTACGGGTGACATTTGGTTTTGTATAGTATATAAAGATGAGGAATGTTGAATAACTGATCCATCTCAAGTCCATTAATTAAGTATATGGAAACATATATGACCATGGATATAGATGCTTTGTTTAGCGCTGCCATTGCCGGagatactgatgccaaaaagcAAATGGCAATGATAGCCGATCATGTCAGCGGGCCGTATGATAGAACTATCCTTCATGATGCATGCATATATGGAAATGCAGAAAGAGTGAAATTCATGGTGACGGAGTTTGCTGATGAAAACCTTTTGGTCAAGCTGGATAAATATGAAAATACTCCACTTTACCTTGCAGCAATCTGGGGACACACTGAAGTGGTCGGGATCCTCATCGATGCAGCCAGACGTATTTGGCCTTCTCCAGCTACTACCGATGATTCTGGTAATTCACCAAGTCGTGTTGAAGATTTTTTGAGGCAAGCAAACTCTTTTGGCAACACTGCCTTGCACTATGCTGTATGCGAAGATGATGTGGCTACTGTTGAGCTGTTGGTAAATGCAGATCGAAATGACCGACATATTCAAAATCAGCAAGGTGAAACCCCGATGTACGCTGCGGTTGAAAGAGGGCACTATGATATAGTCAAGTTGATCTGCAAAATTTGCACAGCACCATCCTTAGATGGCCCTCAAGGGACAACTGCTCTGCATCTTGCTATTCGTAAATTCCATCAAGGTACGCACGAATATATATAAGGAAAATGTCGTAAATTCCATCAAGGTACGCACGAATATATATAAGGAAAATGTTTGGTGTAGAGAATTGTGTACAAAATTTTATACATAATGACATGTTGTGTGTTTTAATTGGAATAGGCCCCCGTATTCACATCAACAAGCCCAATTAAAACACCCCACATCAATTGCCATGTCATTCTGCACAATTTTTTTGTACAAAATTCTGTACACCTAGCACTACTCTATATATAATTATGTACCAATAACTGACACTCATTTTTCCTTCTTGATTTGTTTCCTTTGTATTAACACCTGCATTCAACTGCATCAGGAACTACCGACAAAGATATAGTTATGGTACTCATGGATTCGGCTAAACGTTCATCACTCTCAGCCGATAGGCGAGATAACTATTACAGAGGTTTATTTATTAGAACTGACAACCAAAATGAAACTATCATAAGTTTAGCAGTGATGACAAATAACCTGGACTTGGTTAAGTTGATTTTAAAAGAAAGTCCTGAATATGAAGATCCATATAGTATTAAATATAGTGATCTCAAGTCTGTAATCTCAACAGCATCCAGAGAAGGGTACAAGGATATCTTTGAGATACTCTGTGAAAAATACGAAGCTGGAGACGATGATCATTCATGTTATGTACTTTTAACTGAAGCTATTAAAGAGGGCAAAAAAGGTACGCGATACTTGTTCACATTTCCTGTCATAAAATATTTTGCAGTTCACAGTTTGAGACTTAGAGAGAGTAGTTTTGCACAGAGTGACTAATTTACACGACTCGGCATAACTTACTTTTTTGCCATGTTCCAGAACTTGTTCATGATCTCTTTGAATATGACAAACATCTTGCTGCTTTCGAAGATCCTACATCCTGGACAGCACTTCACTATGCGGCGTTTAATAAGTTTGATGAAATAATTGAGGCTATCGTGAGTGTCCAAAGAGATATTAGTTACAAATACACCTATAAATCCGAAGAATCTCCCCTAACTCTTGCAGTCCGCAAAGGATATATTTCTACAGCAGTATTACTGATGAATTTATTGCCAGCTACATTAAGTGTATACACTGATCAGAAGGATAAAAATGTACTACACATAGCGGTGGAACGAAGCAAAAAAGATATGATAAAGACCATTCTAGCACATTGTCCAAGAAGTCTTATATACAAGATTCTAAATGGTCAGGATGAAGACAGTAATACGCCTCTCCATCTACTGGCTGCTAAAGGTTTCTTTGTCCCTGAGCTCATCAAACACAATTCAGTTGATATGATGGCAAGAAACAAACAAGGCCAGACACCATCAGATATGTTATATTCTCAGGAAGAAGTCGAGGCCGATCAGGTACTTAACCTAATTTTCTTGATACTAGGTACTTTTACATGTATTTGTTATAACGGTTTGTCTAGTGTGTGTTTATGCTCACATGCTAAGAAAGTGTGATTGATGATTTGtaaaaaatttattggtggagaTCTTTGTGCATGCAGGGTTTCATCATTATTAATGAGCTATCCACCAATATTTTGTGGACACCTTATCAATCACAGATTCTTAGCATGTGTCCATGAGCGGGTGAAGgacaaatttagcctatttttacacaaaatagacaaaaataaccaatttctgaaaagttggtCAACTTTAGCTAatgggatacccaactgtcagtggagtatccactttatataagatacccaactggcagtgcagtatcccatatatgaaatacccaactaccagtggagtatcttatacaaattgggatacccaactgacagtggagtattcaatcAGCCAAAATTGACCACTTTTTTCAGAATAgctatttttgttaaattttttcaaaaatcggctatttttgtcattttttctgCATCGGCAcactagaaaaatccttattatAATTAACTTGACATTTAATTGAAATAAACATGTACTAATTcttttttttgtttgttattaTCTGAACAGGAAAAACTAAATTATGTTAGTATGATATACTATAACTAATTACACATATACCAAATACTTTTTGCAGCAATCTGTGGCCTAGGTCTTGCCATACTCCATATCCTTTATAAGAAAGTGATAAGGTTTTTTTAATATCAGATTCTACGTATAAGGTATTTCAAAAGTTTGATCTAATTGTTTCGTCAACCTTGGTTTATAGGCGAAAATTAAAAAATTACTTGATGACGCCCCAGCTACTAGGCAATTTTGGCGGATATATGTTAGAGGGCGATGGAGTACTCCTGATAATCCAGGGGACACAACTAAACGGTTGTTGAAAGACCTAAAATTCGGGGCATACATGACTGATATTGTGGAAGAAGAGCTTCAACAGTGGAAAGAAAAAATTAAACCATACCGGGAAAGAACCACTACGCAGATAATAGTTACCGCACTTATCACCACGGTTACTTTTACGGTAGGATTTACCATGCCGGGTGGATACCACCAAAGTGGAGAACCCGAGGAAGGACCGGTACTTCTTTCAAAGAAAAAAGCTTTCGAAGTATTTATGGTATCAGATGCATCAGCTCTTGCGCTATCAATAACTTCTCTATTTATCTACTTCATTTCATCGTTGTATGATGATCCCCACCAAGTTTCGAAATTCGATTTTGCATCAACAGTGCTCAATATTCTTTCTGTTATTGCGATGATTTTGACCTTTATAGCGGGTATATATGTCGTCCTATCCCATTCACCAGGTCTTGCTCTGATCGTTTGCATTATCTGTTCCACTTTCTTTCTTTCCCTAGTTGTTTTATTGATTAAGATGATGTGTGATTGTAAAAgaagaaaaatcaaaatttgaGAAAGCTGGTCACTGATAGGGCATAGCAGACCCGGGTATGCTTCAACTTGGACTAAATGGAGGAAGGCTCAACCAACATgctaagacccccctctcccaggccaATCAAACATAGGAGCCCAGGCCCGGGCCTATCCTACTTCCCGGATCCGGATCCGCCTGCATACCCGGGTCCGGATCAGGGCTAAAACCACAGTGAGGGAGGTCCCGTCAAGCACATGCACATCCCGCAACCCGCCAAGCGaaggtacgtgggcacgtgactatgacagctatgAACAACCAGCGCACCAGACAAGCACTGCGCGTGTCAGAGGCCGTTtggacactctggaggtggtcctcccctggacacgtgtaaacaatccacccaagccaggcgtcctctggtcccagacatccaacggcccagatttagaggtaactacccctaaaccctaccttggggctatatatacccccaagactgaagggtttaggggttggaaaatattttttaCTCTTACACATTCACACTCTCCCATACACTCAAAAACATACAGCAGCCACCACATGTATACAACCACACACAAACACACAGCAGCCTCAAAGAtgacataaatatatatataccttcatcttctccaaagcctgttcttattcttacaccggaggcgccgtgggagccaaaccccccttccggtgttgttttgcaggcgcccaacctaCAGCTACACCTCTCTCACGCACGGAAGGTCCAGGAACGCCAACGGACGGAGCCACCCGCTCtccggagttatcatttggcgctagaaggagggggctccatccttgggtctcggtgcccctggattcatcttcatcagcaaactcttgagaGAGTCCACTTTCAAACCTGTAAGAACATAAACAACCAAACCCTTTCTTGAATATGAGTTTTCATTTTAGCCACATTTGTATGAGTTTCTTGCTTTAGGCCGTGGTTGTGTGAGCCCGCCCTTGTTTGTTAAGTTTTAGTTGTTTAGGGTTTGATAATCTTGGTAATCTCGAAGCCTGGGGTTTAATAGTCTTGGTGATTTAAAACCCAGAACTGTTTTAGCTTGCGTATTTTCTTTTGTGTTCAAGAGCCTGCTGTTCTTGTTTGGTATTATTGTTAGCAAAACCCAGAAAGTTTGCTTGTTGTTATTCTGGaaaatttttgtaatattcaaaaaagcaaccccagatccacatttgtagcctcaaatcttggtcagttgtttgtacatTTGTGGTgatggcaagagcaggaaaaagtacaGCTGGTAGGCCCTCTGCCAGTACCCATATTCAGGATCAAGACCCCTCTCAAGTTCAAGAACCTGGGGGAGACAGGGAGaccttccaggagcaaccactgacACAGCATACCCCAATCAGGGATGCTAGAAATGTCATAGAGCtaaatcagtacaagtacaccaatgttccagttgcagaggagcatatggctaa is a window from the Apium graveolens cultivar Ventura chromosome 1, ASM990537v1, whole genome shotgun sequence genome containing:
- the LOC141677622 gene encoding protein ACCELERATED CELL DEATH 6-like, translated to MTMDIDALFSAAIAGDTDAKKQMAMIADHVSGPYDRTILHDACIYGNAERVKFMVTEFADENLLVKLDKYENTPLYLAAIWGHTEVVGILIDAARRIWPSPATTDDSGNSPSRVEDFLRQANSFGNTALHYAVCEDDVATVELLVNADRNDRHIQNQQGETPMYAAVERGHYDIVKLICKICTAPSLDGPQGTTALHLAIRKFHQGTTDKDIVMVLMDSAKRSSLSADRRDNYYRGLFIRTDNQNETIISLAVMTNNLDLVKLILKESPEYEDPYSIKYSDLKSVISTASREGYKDIFEILCEKYEAGDDDHSCYVLLTEAIKEGKKELVHDLFEYDKHLAAFEDPTSWTALHYAAFNKFDEIIEAIVSVQRDISYKYTYKSEESPLTLAVRKGYISTAVLLMNLLPATLSVYTDQKDKNVLHIAVERSKKDMIKTILAHCPRSLIYKILNGQDEDSNTPLHLLAAKGFFVPELIKHNSVDMMARNKQGQTPSDMLYSQEEVEADQAKIKKLLDDAPATRQFWRIYVRGRWSTPDNPGDTTKRLLKDLKFGAYMTDIVEEELQQWKEKIKPYRERTTTQIIVTALITTVTFTVGFTMPGGYHQSGEPEEGPVLLSKKKAFEVFMVSDASALALSITSLFIYFISSLYDDPHQVSKFDFASTVLNILSVIAMILTFIAGIYVVLSHSPGLALIVCIICSTFFLSLVVLLIKMMCDCKRRKIKI